A part of Salmo salar chromosome ssa18, Ssal_v3.1, whole genome shotgun sequence genomic DNA contains:
- the LOC100194528 gene encoding myozenin 1-like, whose protein sequence is MPHGTPAPPNKRKKPSKIITDLSHVTQDEYESEPEASEFDLGTKIKTPKDTMLEELNLFTNKGSKMFQRRQKRVEKFIYENNPDLFGSESMENFQKLVPSLGGTMMLDASGHMVEKKAGPPVPPPKPGKDGHGHGQGHGQGHEHGHEHGHEHGHEHGHHGHVHHDDVAPGEHGHGSHGVEVALDKAKKRHDYVPSYVSPWEKAMKGNQELTSSMRYHMPGPHAHHDLPKFKSFNRSATPFGGFDKASQLMTFQLPDTHEVAHDEPELAVVYQHEIGSRPSFNRTPIGWVGSGEPSSIHIELDTMPFDGETDDL, encoded by the exons ATGCCTCATGGAACACCTGCCCCACCTAACAAGCGGAAAAAGCCCTCTAAGATCATCACTGACCTGTCACATGTCACTCAAGATG AGTATGAGTCAGAGCCTGAGGCGTCAGAGTTTGACCTGGGGACGAAGATCAAGACTCCCAAGGACACCATGCTGGAAGAGCTGAACCTCTTCACCAACAAGGGCTCCAAGATGTTCCAGAGGAGGCAGAAGCGTGTGGAGAAGTTCATATACGAGAATAACCCTGACCTCTTCGGCAGTGAGTCTATG GAGAACTTCCAGAAGTTGGTCCCCAGCCTGGGTGGCACAATGATGTTGGATGCTAGTGGCCACATGGTGGAGAAGAAGGCAGGCCCTCCTGTGCCCCCTCCCAAACCAGGCAAAGATGGTCATGGTCATGGTCAGGGACATGGTCAGGGACATGAGCATGGTCATGAGCATGGTCATGAGCATGGTCATGAGCATGGACACCATGGACATGTACATCATGATGATGTTGCTCCAGGAGAACATGGTCATG GTAGTCATGGAGTAGAGGTTGCCTTAGACAAGGCCAAGAAGAGGCATGATTATGTCCCCTCATACGTATCACCATGGGAAAAGGCCATGAAGGGCAACCAGGAACTGACGTCCAGCATGAGATATCATATGCCAGGCCCCCATGCCCACCATGATCTGCCCAAGTTCAAGTCCTTCAACAG GAGTGCTACACCGTTTGGGGGCTTTGATAAGGCCTCTCAGCTCATGACCTTCCAGCTGCCAGACACCCATGAGGTGGCCCATGATGAGCCTGAACTGGCTGTGGTATACCAGCATGAGATTGGCTCTCGACCCTCCTTCAACCGCACTCCTATAGGCTGGGTGGGGAGTGGTGAGCCCAGCAGCATCCACATCGAGTTGGACACCATGCCCTTCGATGGGGAGACTGACGACCTGTGA
- the LOC100194528 gene encoding myozenin 1-like isoform X1 has translation MPHGTPAPPNKRKKPSKIITDLSHVTQDEYESEPEASEFDLGTKIKTPKDTMLEELNLFTNKGSKMFQRRQKRVEKFIYENNPDLFGSESMENFQKLVPSLGGTMMLDASGHMVEKKAGPPVPPPKPGSHGVEVALDKAKKRHDYVPSYVSPWEKAMKGNQELTSSMRYHMPGPHAHHDLPKFKSFNRSATPFGGFDKASQLMTFQLPDTHEVAHDEPELAVVYQHEIGSRPSFNRTPIGWVGSGEPSSIHIELDTMPFDGETDDL, from the exons ATGCCTCATGGAACACCTGCCCCACCTAACAAGCGGAAAAAGCCCTCTAAGATCATCACTGACCTGTCACATGTCACTCAAGATG AGTATGAGTCAGAGCCTGAGGCGTCAGAGTTTGACCTGGGGACGAAGATCAAGACTCCCAAGGACACCATGCTGGAAGAGCTGAACCTCTTCACCAACAAGGGCTCCAAGATGTTCCAGAGGAGGCAGAAGCGTGTGGAGAAGTTCATATACGAGAATAACCCTGACCTCTTCGGCAGTGAGTCTATG GAGAACTTCCAGAAGTTGGTCCCCAGCCTGGGTGGCACAATGATGTTGGATGCTAGTGGCCACATGGTGGAGAAGAAGGCAGGCCCTCCTGTGCCCCCTCCCAAACCAG GTAGTCATGGAGTAGAGGTTGCCTTAGACAAGGCCAAGAAGAGGCATGATTATGTCCCCTCATACGTATCACCATGGGAAAAGGCCATGAAGGGCAACCAGGAACTGACGTCCAGCATGAGATATCATATGCCAGGCCCCCATGCCCACCATGATCTGCCCAAGTTCAAGTCCTTCAACAG GAGTGCTACACCGTTTGGGGGCTTTGATAAGGCCTCTCAGCTCATGACCTTCCAGCTGCCAGACACCCATGAGGTGGCCCATGATGAGCCTGAACTGGCTGTGGTATACCAGCATGAGATTGGCTCTCGACCCTCCTTCAACCGCACTCCTATAGGCTGGGTGGGGAGTGGTGAGCCCAGCAGCATCCACATCGAGTTGGACACCATGCCCTTCGATGGGGAGACTGACGACCTGTGA